One window from the genome of Dongia rigui encodes:
- a CDS encoding FecCD family ABC transporter permease, which translates to MRADTLDVVVRGGWGFRAALALTGVLALCLAVGMAMSIGEVPTPISATYQAIAHKLLGTETALSPIELGILWDYRLSRALVAACCGGALSVCGVILQAMLRNPLAEPYVLGISAGASTGAVGVMILGLGAGLLSVAGGAFIGAVVAFFVVSLLAAGAGGSSDRIILAGVAGSQLFNAATSYIVATSASAEQARGVMFWLLGSLSGVRWPDVYLAAPVATLGFVVCLLNARALDAFTFGNDAAASLGIDVRRVRLVLFGVTALMTATMVGMVGSIGFVGLVIPHAVRFLVGPLHARLLPFSLLGGALFMVLADIVSRVIIPQQILPIGVVTALFGAPAFAFILYRSRRRSL; encoded by the coding sequence TTGAGGGCCGATACCCTCGATGTCGTCGTTCGGGGCGGGTGGGGCTTTCGGGCCGCACTCGCCCTGACGGGCGTGCTGGCGCTCTGCCTGGCGGTGGGCATGGCCATGTCGATCGGCGAAGTGCCGACGCCGATCTCGGCCACCTATCAGGCCATCGCCCATAAACTGCTGGGTACCGAGACGGCACTTTCGCCGATCGAACTGGGGATCCTGTGGGACTACCGCTTGAGCCGGGCCCTGGTCGCTGCCTGTTGTGGCGGGGCGCTCTCAGTCTGCGGTGTCATTTTGCAGGCGATGCTGCGCAATCCCTTGGCCGAACCTTATGTGCTGGGGATATCAGCCGGCGCATCGACGGGTGCCGTCGGGGTGATGATCCTGGGCCTTGGTGCCGGCCTGCTCTCGGTCGCCGGCGGCGCTTTCATCGGTGCCGTGGTCGCCTTCTTCGTGGTCAGCCTGTTGGCCGCTGGGGCCGGGGGCAGTTCCGATCGCATCATCCTGGCGGGCGTTGCCGGTTCGCAGCTTTTCAATGCCGCCACCTCCTACATCGTCGCCACCTCCGCCAGCGCCGAACAGGCACGCGGCGTGATGTTCTGGCTGCTGGGAAGCCTCAGCGGCGTGCGCTGGCCGGACGTCTATCTGGCGGCGCCGGTCGCGACGTTGGGCTTTGTCGTCTGCCTGCTCAACGCCCGGGCGCTCGATGCCTTCACTTTCGGCAACGATGCCGCCGCGTCGCTTGGCATCGACGTGCGCCGCGTGCGCCTGGTCCTGTTCGGGGTGACGGCCCTGATGACGGCGACCATGGTCGGCATGGTGGGGTCGATCGGCTTCGTCGGCCTCGTCATCCCGCATGCCGTGCGCTTCCTGGTGGGCCCCCTGCACGCGCGCCTGCTACCATTTTCATTGCTGGGTGGGGCACTGTTCATGGTACTGGCCGACATCGTCTCGCGGGTCATCATCCCGCAGCAAATCCTACCCATCGGCGTGGTGACGGCGCTATTCGGCGCGCCGGCCTTCGCCTTCATCCTCTATCGTTCGCGGAGACGATCGCTATGA
- a CDS encoding ABC transporter substrate-binding protein yields the protein MKGKTLQHAALAAGACLLWGVHAAHAETQYPLTIQNCGETLTFEQAPTRIVSIGQSSTEILYSLGLADKVVGTAVWFGPVMPAFEAANAKIKRLADNDPSFESVVAEKPDLVTAEYEWHVGPQGSVGTRQQFHDLKIPTYVSPADCVAKDNSGGGDGVRKEMFSMSLVYQEIGDMAKIFNVEARGEALIADLKARENKAIAEVADKKAEGLSMVFWFSSPEIKGDAYIAGKNGTPAYIMDKLGARNVVTTQEEWPLVGWETIAGANPQVIVLARMDRRRFPADDIDLKLQFLKTDPVASQLDAVKQGHIVIIDSQAMNPSLRTVDGIEAVADGVKSFGLTN from the coding sequence ATGAAGGGTAAAACGTTACAACATGCGGCCTTGGCGGCCGGAGCCTGTCTGCTGTGGGGCGTGCACGCGGCACATGCCGAGACCCAGTATCCGCTGACGATTCAAAATTGCGGCGAGACGCTGACCTTCGAGCAGGCGCCCACGCGCATCGTCTCGATCGGCCAGAGCAGCACGGAGATTCTGTATTCCTTGGGCCTCGCCGACAAAGTGGTCGGCACGGCGGTGTGGTTTGGGCCGGTGATGCCGGCCTTTGAAGCCGCCAATGCCAAGATCAAGCGGCTGGCGGATAACGACCCAAGCTTCGAAAGCGTGGTGGCAGAGAAGCCCGACCTGGTGACGGCGGAATATGAATGGCATGTCGGTCCGCAAGGATCGGTCGGTACGCGCCAGCAATTCCACGATCTCAAAATCCCGACCTATGTCTCGCCGGCCGATTGCGTCGCCAAGGATAATTCCGGCGGGGGCGATGGCGTGCGCAAGGAAATGTTCAGCATGTCGCTCGTCTATCAGGAGATCGGCGACATGGCGAAAATCTTCAATGTCGAGGCCCGCGGCGAGGCACTCATCGCCGACCTGAAGGCGCGCGAGAACAAGGCCATCGCCGAGGTGGCCGACAAGAAAGCTGAAGGTCTTTCCATGGTCTTCTGGTTCTCCAGTCCTGAGATCAAGGGCGACGCCTATATCGCCGGCAAGAACGGCACGCCCGCCTACATCATGGACAAGCTGGGCGCGCGCAACGTCGTAACAACGCAAGAGGAATGGCCGCTGGTCGGCTGGGAGACCATTGCCGGCGCCAACCCGCAGGTGATCGTGCTGGCGCGTATGGACCGCCGCCGCTTCCCGGCCGACGACATCGACTTGAAGCTCCAGTTCCTGAAGACGGATCCGGTGGCGAGCCAGCTCGATGCCGTGAAGCAAGGACATATCGTCATCATCGATTCCCAGGCGATGAACCCCTCGCTGCGCACCGTCGACGGCATCGAGGCGGTGGCCGATGGCGTCAAATCCTTCGGCCTGACCAATTGA
- a CDS encoding TIGR03862 family flavoprotein, with protein MTGRAIVIGGGPAGLMAAEALLQAGVGVDLFDAMPSVGRKFLMAGRGGLNITHSEPLERFLPRYGKAQRQATAWLEAFGPQALRDWVQALGVDTFIGTSGRVFPAEMKAAPLLRAWLHRLRQQGLRIHVRHRWIGWHGARGASFATPSGRVDIAADAIILALGGGSWPQLGSDGAWQALLQEQGIDLAPLEPANCGFDIDWSGHLRERFAGAALKNIAAVFAGERRHGEAIVTENGIEGGLIYAFSAPLREAIKGAGSATLQLDLLPHRKTADITAALAKRGSRSLSSHLKSSLGLDGVKIALLHECLGDDERGDASVIAERLKALPLNLIRPRPMAEAISSAGGVRFGALDAQLMVKSLPGLFCAGEMLDWEAPTGGYLLTASFASGLIAGKGAAAWLQQAS; from the coding sequence ATGACTGGGCGCGCGATCGTCATCGGTGGCGGGCCGGCGGGCCTCATGGCGGCGGAAGCCTTGTTGCAGGCGGGCGTCGGCGTCGATCTCTTTGACGCGATGCCGTCGGTGGGGCGAAAGTTCCTGATGGCTGGTCGCGGCGGCCTCAACATCACACATTCCGAGCCGCTCGAGCGATTCCTGCCCCGTTACGGCAAAGCGCAGCGCCAGGCGACGGCCTGGCTTGAGGCGTTCGGGCCGCAGGCCTTGCGCGATTGGGTGCAGGCGCTTGGCGTCGACACCTTCATCGGCACGTCCGGCCGCGTCTTTCCGGCCGAGATGAAGGCGGCACCGCTGCTGCGCGCCTGGCTGCATCGGCTGCGCCAACAGGGTTTGCGCATTCATGTCCGGCATCGCTGGATTGGCTGGCACGGCGCGCGCGGCGCATCATTCGCCACACCCAGTGGCCGGGTCGATATCGCGGCGGATGCCATCATTCTGGCCCTGGGCGGCGGGTCCTGGCCGCAACTGGGCTCGGACGGCGCCTGGCAGGCGTTGTTGCAGGAACAGGGGATCGATCTTGCGCCGCTTGAACCCGCCAATTGCGGCTTCGACATCGACTGGAGCGGCCATCTGCGCGAACGGTTCGCCGGGGCCGCGCTGAAAAACATCGCCGCGGTGTTTGCCGGGGAGCGGCGCCATGGCGAAGCGATCGTCACCGAGAATGGCATTGAAGGTGGACTCATCTATGCGTTCTCGGCCCCCTTGCGCGAGGCGATCAAAGGCGCCGGATCGGCCACGCTGCAGCTCGATCTGCTGCCCCATCGCAAGACGGCCGATATCACGGCGGCGCTCGCCAAGCGCGGATCGCGATCGCTGTCGTCGCATCTCAAATCCAGCCTGGGCCTGGACGGCGTCAAGATCGCCCTGCTGCATGAATGTTTGGGCGATGATGAACGCGGCGATGCGAGCGTCATCGCGGAAAGACTGAAGGCGTTGCCGCTCAATCTGATCCGGCCGCGCCCGATGGCCGAGGCGATCAGTTCCGCCGGCGGCGTCAGGTTCGGCGCACTCGATGCGCAGCTGATGGTCAAATCGCTGCCCGGCCTCTTTTGTGCCGGCGAGATGCTGGACTGGGAAGCGCCGACCGGCGGCTATCTGTTGACCGCCAGCTTCGCCAGCGGCCTCATCGCCGGCAAAGGTGCCGCCGCCTGGCTGCAACAGGCGTCTTGA
- a CDS encoding GNAT family N-acetyltransferase: MSPSKSTPSSSLPNTRLPDPKLTDLTLTARVVDRIASMPAAAWDACAGDGNPFVSHAFLNALEVSGSVGRGTGWLPQHIVLEDAAGVIHAATPLYVKGHSQGEYVFDHGWAEAYERAGGKYYPKLQVAVPFSPVPGPRLLVKPSADDSVMRSALISALTQTAEKSGLSSLHVTFCEQQEAMDMVDHGYLHRLGTQYHWHNKGYASFDDFLGDLASRKRKAIRKERASVAAQGLDISALSGDELTSAHWDAFFAFYMDTGGRKWGRPYLTRAFFEALHDALRDRVVLVMAFRDGQPIAGALNLRGRDALFGRNWGAIEDVPFLHFECCYYQAIDYAIEHKLARVEAGAQGEHKIQRGYLPVETHSAHWIADPRFSEAVADYLERERRVMQNEITGLMTLSPFRQDNDPGR, encoded by the coding sequence ATGTCGCCGTCGAAGTCGACGCCATCATCGAGCTTGCCTAATACGCGCTTGCCGGACCCCAAGCTGACAGACCTCACCCTCACCGCCCGGGTCGTCGACCGGATCGCCAGCATGCCGGCGGCGGCCTGGGATGCTTGTGCCGGCGACGGCAATCCCTTCGTCAGCCACGCCTTCCTCAACGCCCTTGAAGTCTCCGGTTCCGTCGGGCGCGGCACCGGCTGGCTGCCGCAGCATATCGTGCTGGAGGATGCGGCGGGCGTCATTCACGCCGCCACCCCGCTCTACGTCAAGGGCCACAGCCAGGGCGAATATGTGTTCGACCATGGCTGGGCTGAGGCCTATGAGCGGGCCGGCGGCAAGTATTATCCCAAGCTTCAGGTGGCGGTCCCGTTCTCGCCCGTGCCGGGACCACGGCTGTTGGTGAAACCCAGCGCCGATGACAGCGTGATGCGCAGCGCCCTTATCAGCGCGCTCACGCAGACGGCGGAGAAAAGCGGCCTCTCCTCGCTCCATGTCACGTTTTGCGAACAGCAGGAAGCCATGGACATGGTCGACCATGGCTATCTCCATCGCCTGGGCACGCAGTACCACTGGCACAACAAGGGCTATGCCAGTTTCGACGATTTCCTCGGCGACCTGGCGTCGCGCAAGCGCAAGGCGATCCGCAAGGAACGCGCTTCGGTTGCGGCACAGGGTCTCGATATCAGCGCACTTTCCGGCGATGAGCTCACCTCGGCACATTGGGATGCGTTCTTTGCCTTCTACATGGATACCGGCGGGCGCAAATGGGGCCGGCCCTATCTGACCCGCGCCTTCTTCGAAGCCTTGCACGATGCCTTGCGCGACCGCGTCGTGCTGGTCATGGCGTTCCGCGACGGGCAGCCCATTGCCGGCGCCCTCAACCTGCGCGGCCGCGATGCCTTGTTCGGCCGCAATTGGGGCGCCATCGAAGACGTGCCCTTCCTGCATTTCGAATGCTGCTATTACCAGGCGATCGATTATGCGATCGAACACAAGCTCGCCCGCGTTGAAGCCGGCGCACAGGGCGAGCACAAGATCCAGCGTGGCTATTTGCCGGTCGAGACGCATTCGGCACATTGGATTGCCGATCCGCGCTTCAGTGAAGCGGTGGCGGACTATCTTGAGCGCGAGCGCCGCGTGATGCAGAACGAGATCACGGGGCTGATGACGTTGTCGCCCTTCCGCCAGGACAATGACCCAGGACGATGA
- a CDS encoding RidA family protein — MAGKIDARLAELKIELPQAAVPVANYVPVVIAGNTAYVSGQVTVWNGEFKFIGKVGQEFSTEQAAQAARICGLNVIAQLKNALGDLDRVKRVCKLGVFVNCVDGFTEQPKVANGVSDLMVEVFGDAGKHARSAVGVNVLPLNVAVEVDAIIELA, encoded by the coding sequence ATGGCCGGCAAAATCGACGCCCGCTTGGCTGAACTGAAGATCGAATTGCCCCAGGCCGCCGTGCCGGTTGCCAATTATGTCCCGGTCGTCATCGCCGGCAACACGGCCTATGTATCGGGCCAGGTCACGGTCTGGAATGGTGAATTCAAGTTCATCGGCAAGGTCGGCCAGGAATTCTCGACCGAGCAGGCGGCGCAAGCGGCCCGCATCTGCGGCCTTAACGTCATTGCCCAGTTGAAGAACGCGCTGGGTGATCTCGACCGGGTGAAGCGCGTCTGCAAACTGGGTGTCTTCGTCAACTGCGTCGATGGCTTCACCGAGCAGCCCAAGGTTGCCAATGGTGTCTCCGACCTGATGGTCGAGGTGTTCGGCGATGCCGGCAAGCATGCGCGCTCGGCCGTGGGCGTCAATGTGCTGCCGCTCAATGTCGCCGTCGAAGTCGACGCCATCATCGAGCTTGCCTAA
- a CDS encoding phosphotransferase, translated as MNNDIPSARTAAPLSESAGDGQLAAPPPVLSIAEAEALARDYFDLRGAASPLTSERDANFRIRNDRGSYVLKIANPAEAALVTNLQTMALLHIERIDPTLPVQRVLRSIHGRHEEILRDAEGRPMVLRLFSYLEGEPLATVARTAAQRRAIGTALARLGLALRDLKHPAADHELVWDIKHASRLRQYLPYIEGDDRRALVERVITAFDNHVRPVMPSLRWQFVHSDLNPSNVLVKKDQTDEVAGILDFGDMVHTPLVNDLAVAASYQLGQEGNPLADAGDFIQAYHETNPLTATELDLLYDLIAARMATTACITSWRAARYPENRDYILRNAPRAWAGLKAFADMPREQAQDCLHRLCGA; from the coding sequence TTGAACAACGACATCCCTTCCGCCCGAACAGCGGCACCCCTGTCCGAAAGTGCCGGTGATGGTCAGCTCGCGGCGCCCCCGCCGGTCCTTTCGATTGCCGAGGCCGAGGCGCTGGCCCGGGATTACTTCGACCTGCGCGGCGCGGCCAGCCCGCTTACCAGCGAGCGCGACGCGAATTTCCGCATCCGCAACGACCGCGGCAGCTATGTGCTGAAGATCGCCAACCCAGCCGAGGCAGCGCTCGTCACCAATCTCCAGACCATGGCGCTGCTGCATATCGAACGGATCGATCCAACCCTGCCGGTGCAGCGCGTGCTCCGCAGTATCCATGGCCGGCATGAGGAAATTCTGCGCGACGCGGAGGGCCGCCCCATGGTGCTGCGCCTGTTCAGCTATCTCGAAGGCGAGCCATTGGCCACCGTCGCGCGAACGGCCGCACAGCGGCGGGCGATCGGCACTGCCTTGGCCCGGCTGGGCCTCGCCCTGCGCGATCTCAAGCATCCGGCCGCGGATCATGAGCTGGTCTGGGACATCAAGCATGCCAGCCGCTTGCGGCAGTATCTCCCCTATATCGAGGGCGACGACCGCCGCGCTCTGGTGGAGCGTGTCATCACTGCCTTCGACAACCATGTGCGGCCTGTCATGCCGTCTTTGCGCTGGCAGTTCGTGCACAGCGATCTCAACCCCTCCAATGTGCTGGTGAAGAAGGACCAGACGGACGAGGTCGCCGGCATACTCGATTTCGGCGATATGGTGCATACGCCGCTCGTCAACGACCTCGCGGTGGCGGCGTCCTACCAATTGGGGCAGGAGGGCAACCCGCTCGCCGATGCCGGGGATTTCATCCAGGCCTATCACGAGACCAACCCGCTCACCGCGACCGAGCTCGATCTGCTCTACGACCTCATTGCCGCGCGCATGGCGACGACCGCCTGCATCACCAGCTGGCGCGCGGCGCGCTATCCGGAAAACCGCGACTATATCCTGCGCAACGCGCCGCGCGCCTGGGCTGGCCTCAAGGCTTTTGCCGACATGCCGCGTGAGCAGGCGCAAGATTGTCTGCACCGCCTCTGCGGTGCCTGA
- a CDS encoding aspartate aminotransferase family protein gives MAMVNQYVPGREGDISAADAALIKRRGEVLGPAYRLFYEKPLHIVRGEGVWLYDPEGNAYLDVYNNVASVGHCHPHVVEALSKQAGILNTHTRYLHETIVDYAAKLLTKFPAALKHVMFTCTGSEANDLALRIAKSYTKGTGVIITQLAYHGLTVAISELSPSLGDYVERGPQVKLVPAPDTYRIDGDVGAAFAAGVKQALADMKAQGIKPCALLVDGIFSSDGVFPGEPGFLKEAVEAVRAAGGIYIADEVQPGFGRVGPEFWGFARHGLVPDIVTVGKPMGNGHPIAGAIMQPHVVEEFGRRSRYFNTFGGNPVSCAVGRAVLEVIENEGLAANAGKVGEYMKAGLQRLRQRYDVIGDVRGAGLFLGLEFVKDRRTKEPQAEAATHVVNDLRRRKVLISATGPGANILKIRPPLVFTQEHADIFLDATEKALASF, from the coding sequence ATGGCGATGGTGAACCAATACGTCCCCGGCCGCGAAGGCGATATCAGTGCCGCCGACGCGGCCCTCATCAAGCGCCGCGGCGAAGTGTTGGGCCCGGCCTATCGCCTGTTCTACGAAAAGCCGCTCCATATCGTGCGCGGAGAAGGCGTCTGGCTCTATGACCCGGAGGGCAACGCCTATCTCGACGTCTATAACAACGTCGCCTCGGTCGGCCATTGCCACCCGCATGTGGTCGAGGCGCTGAGCAAACAGGCCGGCATCCTCAACACCCATACGCGTTACTTGCACGAAACGATCGTCGATTACGCCGCCAAATTGCTCACCAAATTCCCAGCGGCCTTGAAGCATGTGATGTTCACCTGCACGGGCAGCGAGGCCAATGACCTCGCCTTGCGCATCGCCAAATCCTATACCAAGGGCACCGGCGTCATCATCACCCAGCTCGCTTATCACGGCCTCACCGTGGCGATCTCGGAGCTGTCGCCATCGCTCGGCGACTATGTCGAACGGGGCCCACAGGTGAAGCTGGTCCCGGCGCCGGATACCTATCGCATCGACGGCGATGTGGGCGCGGCGTTTGCGGCCGGCGTCAAACAGGCCTTGGCCGACATGAAGGCGCAGGGGATCAAGCCATGTGCCCTCCTTGTTGACGGCATCTTCTCCAGCGATGGTGTTTTCCCCGGTGAACCCGGCTTCTTGAAGGAAGCGGTCGAGGCGGTGCGGGCGGCGGGCGGCATCTACATCGCCGATGAAGTGCAGCCGGGCTTCGGCCGCGTCGGTCCGGAATTCTGGGGCTTCGCGCGCCATGGCCTGGTGCCGGACATTGTCACGGTGGGGAAGCCCATGGGCAACGGGCATCCGATTGCCGGTGCCATCATGCAGCCGCATGTGGTCGAGGAATTCGGTCGTCGCTCGCGCTATTTCAACACCTTTGGCGGCAATCCCGTCTCCTGCGCCGTCGGCCGCGCGGTGCTGGAGGTGATCGAGAATGAGGGCCTGGCCGCCAATGCCGGCAAGGTCGGCGAATACATGAAGGCGGGATTGCAGAGACTCAGGCAACGTTACGACGTGATCGGTGACGTGCGCGGGGCGGGGCTCTTCCTCGGCCTCGAATTCGTCAAAGACCGCAGGACCAAGGAACCGCAGGCCGAAGCCGCGACCCATGTCGTCAACGACCTGCGCCGCCGCAAGGTCCTCATCAGCGCCACCGGTCCCGGCGCCAACATCCTCAAAATCCGTCCGCCCCTGGTCTTTACCCAGGAACACGCCGACATCTTCCTCGACGCCACCGAAAAAGCCCTGGCGAGTTTCTAA
- a CDS encoding lipocalin-like domain-containing protein — translation MARLSDTLPGTWRLLSRIDVTATGERRPEPMLGDDPEALLIYDRSGHFAAQFMRRDRSVELPDVAAAGPNNSRAVGGYDAYFGSYVIDDATSSVTQTLIGALSRESVGMVLTRQMEVMGDSLTIRLETKSADGTPVTRTLTWERVG, via the coding sequence ATGGCCCGCCTCTCCGACACGTTGCCCGGGACCTGGCGCTTGCTGTCGCGGATCGACGTGACGGCAACAGGTGAGAGACGGCCGGAACCGATGCTGGGCGACGATCCGGAAGCGCTGCTGATATACGACCGCAGCGGACATTTCGCCGCCCAGTTCATGCGCCGCGACCGCAGCGTCGAATTGCCAGACGTGGCAGCCGCCGGGCCCAATAACAGCCGCGCGGTGGGCGGCTACGACGCCTATTTCGGCAGCTATGTCATCGACGACGCGACCAGCAGCGTCACCCAAACCCTGATCGGCGCCCTGTCGCGCGAAAGCGTCGGCATGGTCCTGACGCGACAGATGGAAGTGATGGGCGACAGTCTCACCATTCGCCTTGAAACAAAGAGCGCTGACGGCACGCCCGTTACACGCACGCTGACTTGGGAGCGCGTTGGATAA